One Triticum dicoccoides isolate Atlit2015 ecotype Zavitan chromosome 5B, WEW_v2.0, whole genome shotgun sequence genomic window carries:
- the LOC119310615 gene encoding cationic amino acid transporter 5-like: MEPVGAPQDKPAPAARGYWRWRKDDFFPEPSFASWGAYRGALAATPARLRDRLLAGRSTDAAELGAMRRRSENEMRRCLTWWDLTWLGFGCHLGAGIFVLTGQEARDHAGPAVVLSYVVAGLSAMLSVLIYAEFAVEIPVAGGSFAYLRVELGDVAAFVAAANLILETVIGTAAVARAWTSYLASLVNRPVSALRVQVPSLGDGYNELDPIASAVILATAIMAMLSTKGSSRFNWVASTVHLLVIAFIIVAGFVHAKPSNLTPFVPYGVPGVFRSAAVVYFAYGGFDSIANMAEETKNPSKDIPLGLIGSMSVITAIYCTMALTLTMMQPYTAIDRSAAYSVAFGAVGMRWMQYVVAVGALKGMTTVLLVGALGNARYATHIARSHIIPPVFALVHPKTGTPIHATALITGASACVAFFSSLDVLASLLSISTLFIFVMIATALLVRRYHARGVTSRAHGRLLAALVLAIVGSSGGIAACWGAAPERWTGYAVLVPAWAAATLGVQLLVPVARVPTKWGVPLVPWLPSLSIATNIFLMGSLGASAFVRFGVCTAVMLLYYVLVGLHATYDVAHEEVDDAAADEKAAAATDVEKSGAGDAGR; encoded by the coding sequence ATGGAGCCCGTGGGAGCGCCGCAAGACAAGCCAGCGCCCGCGGCGAGGGGCTACTGGCGGTGGCGGAAGGACGACTTCTTCCCGGAGCCGTCGTTCGCGAGCTGGGGCGCGTACCGGGGCGCGCTGGCCGCGACGCCCGCGCGCCTCAGggaccgcctcctcgccggccgctCCACCGACGCCGCGGAGCTCGGCGCGATGCGGCGCCGGAGCGAGAACGAGATGCGCCGCTGCCTCACCTGGTGGGACCTCACGTGGCTCGGCTTCGGCTGCCACCTCGGCGCCGGCATCTTCGTGCTCACCGGCCAGGAGGCCCGCGACCACGCGGGGCCCGCCGTCGTGCTGTCCTACGTCGTGGCCGGCCTCTCCGCGATGCTCTCCGTGCTCATCTACGCCGAGTTCGCCGTCGAGATCCCCGTGGCCGGCGGCTCCTTCGCGTACCTCCGCGTCGAGCTGGGCGACGTGGCGGCCTTTGTCGCGGCCGCCAACCTCATCCTCGAGACCGTCATCGGCACGGCCGCCGTGGCGCGCGCCTGGACGTCCTACCTCGCGTCGCTCGTCAACAGGCCGGTGAGCGCGCTCCGCGTGCAGGTGCCGTCGCTCGGCGACGGGTACAACGAGCTGGACCCCATCGCGTCGGCGGTGATATTGGCCACGGCGATCATGGCCATGCTGAGCACCAAGGGCAGCTCCCGCTTCAACTGGGTGGCGTCAACGGTGCACCTGCTCGTGATAGCGTTCATCATTGTGGCCGGGTTCGTCCATGCGAAGCCGAGCAACCTGACCCCGTTCGTGCCGTACGGCGTGCCGGGCGTGTTCCGGTCGGCGGCGGTCGTGTACTTCGCGTACGGCGGCTTCGACAGCATCGCCAACATGGCGGAGGAGACCAAGAACCCGTCCAAGGACATCCCGCTGGGTCTGATCGGGTCCATGTCGGTGATCACGGCCATCTACTGCACGATGGCGCTGACTCTGACCATGATGCAGCCGTACACGGCGATCGACCGGAGCGCGGCGTACTCGGTGGCGTTTGGCGCGGTGGGGATGCGGTGGATGCAGTACGTGGTGGCCGTGGGCGCGCTCAAGGGGATGACGACGGTGCTGCTGGTCGGGGCGCTGGGGAACGCGCGGTACGCGACGCACATCGCCCGGAGCCACATCATCCCGCCGGTGTTCGCGCTGGTGCACCCGAAGACCGGCACGCCCATTCACGCCAcggcgctcatcaccggcgccagcgCCTGCGTCGCGTTCTTCTCCAGCCTCGACGTGCTCGCCAGCCTCCTCTCCATCAGCACGCTCTTCATCTTCGTCATGATAGCCACCGCGCTCCTTGTCCGCCGGTACCACGCGAGGGGCGTGACGAGCCGGGCGCACGGGCGGCTACTCGCGGCACTCGTGCTGGCGATCGTCGGGTCGTCGGGTGGCATCGCGGCGTGCTGGGGCGCGGCGCCGGAGCGGTGGACAGGCTACGCCGTGCTGGTGCCGGCGTGGGCCGCGGCGACGCTCGGGGTCCAGCTGCTGGTGCCGGTGGCACGCGTGCCCACGAAGTGGGGCGTGCCGCTCGTGCCGTGGCTGCCTTCGCTGTCCATCGCGACGAACATCTTCCTCATGGGCTCTCTCGGCGCTTCGGCGTTCGTCCGCTTCGGCGTGTGCACCGCCGTCATGTTGCTCTACTACGTGCTCGTCGGCCTGCACGCCACGTACGACGTCGCGCACGAGGAGGTGGACGACGCTGCGGCTGATGagaaggcggcagcggccaccgacGTGGAGAAGTCTGGCGCCGGAGATGCTGGGCGCTAA